In a single window of the Raphanus sativus cultivar WK10039 chromosome 9, ASM80110v3, whole genome shotgun sequence genome:
- the LOC108824238 gene encoding glutathione S-transferase U16 isoform X2: MITLKKICSVPRWFPALKAAAITKSEEAKEKGMKEVEEGLLQLEEAFVSISKGKPFFGGEAIGFMDICLRSFVGILKAREKLKGEKLLDETKVPSLCKWADRFLSDDTVKNMVPEIDKVAEFLGELEVRAQSAVSRT, encoded by the exons ATGATTACTTTGAAGAAGATCTGTTCGGTTCCAAGA TGGTTTCCGGCTTTGAAAGCGGCCGCAATCACCAAATCCGAAGAGGCAAAAGAAAAAGGCATGAAAGAAGTGGAAGAAGGGTTATTGCAACTCGAGGAAGCTTTTGTTTCTATAAGCAAAGGGAAACCGTTTTTCGGAGGTGAAGCGATCGGGTTTATGGACATTTGCCTCAGGAGCTTTGTGGGTATCTTGAAGGCTAGAGAGAAGCTAAAAGGAGAAAAGCTTTTAGACGAAACAAAAGTTCCTTCTCTTTGTAAATGGGCGGACAGGTTCTTGTCTGATGATACTGTGAAGAATATGGTACCCGAGATCGATAAAGTGGCTGAGTTTTTAGGAGAGCTTGAGGTTAGAGCTCAATCAG CGGTTTCAAGAACTTGA
- the LOC108825381 gene encoding uncharacterized protein LOC108825381, with translation MGGCVSTPKSCVGGRVRSSKRRKNRTRRKIHKKRVVSSSSRLSDGSFDIRLPSFTNPTFQASADEAWFDSNLAFETDCDDDFHSVEDVLSVKEAERISVSSMSSVKDSSILGGSARNSLSVDESAIISQSKSESALTDTKQPVYIDEITSNAGDNSSRKDEGGLLESCGILPSNCLPCLNSTVPSIEKRRSLSSSPPGTRKKAALKLSFKWREGHATGPLFSTKMQLQRPVAGTQVPFCPLEKKMLDCWSIIEPSSFRVRSKTYFREKKKEFAQNYAAYNPFGVDVFLSQRKVNHIAQYVELPVVNTAPTKLPSILVVNVQIPLYPAAIFQGETDGEGMNFVLYFKLSDNYLKELPPHFIESIQRLIDDEVEKVKGFAMDANVPFRERLKILGRVANVEDLQLNGAEKKLMNAYNEKPVLSRPQHEFYLGENYFEIDIDMHRFSYISRKGFEAFLDRLKNCVLDVGLTIQGNKPEELPEQILCCVRLNGIDYMNYHQLALGQEFNDEHKD, from the exons atgggagGTTGCGTGTCAACGCCTAAGAGCTGCGTAGGAGGGAGAGTAAGGTCAAGCAAGAGGAGAAAGAATCGGACAAGACGAAAGATTCATAAGAAGAGAgttgtgtcttcttcttctcgcttATCTGACGGATCTTTCGACATTCGCCTTCCTTCCTTCACCAATCCCACCTTCCAAg CAAGCGCTGATGAAGCATGGTTTGATTCCAACCTCGCCTTTGAAACAGACTGTGATGATGATTTTCACAGCGTTGAAG atGTGTTGTCAGTGAAGGAAGCTGAGCGTATCTCAGTATCAAGCATGTCATCCGTGAAAGACTCTTCTATCCTCGGAGGCTCCGCTAGGAACTCACTAAGCGTAGACGAATCCGCCATCATCTCACAGTCGAAATCAGAGAGTGCTTTGACCGACACCAAGCAGCCTGTTTACATAGACGAGATAACTTCAAACGCTGGCGATAACAGCTCGAGGAAAGACGAAGGAGGGTTGTTGGAAAGCTGTGGGATTCTCCCCAGCAACTGTTTGCCTTGTCTTAACTCGACCGTTCCTTCTATCGAAAAGAGAAGGTCTCTAAGCTCTAGTCCTCCCGGTACGAGGAAGAAAGCTGCGCTTAAACTGTCTTTCAAGTGGAGAGAAGGACACGCTACTGGTCCTTTGT TTTCTACCAAAATGCAGTTGCAGAGACCTGTCGCGGGGACTCAGGTTCCTTTCTGTCCGCTCGAGAAGAAGATGTTGGATTGTTGGTCTATCATTGAGCCGAGTAGCTTCCGTGTTCGTAGCAAAACTTATTTCAG agaaaagaagaaagagtttGCACAAAACTATGCTGCATATAATCCATTTGGTGTTGATGTGTTTTTATCACAACGTAAAGTAAACCATATAGCGCAATACGTGGAGCTTCCTGTTGTTAATACAGCCCCGACCAAGCTCCCATCTATACTCGTTGTAAATGTTCAG ATTCCTTTGTATCCAGCTGCAATCTTCCAAGGTGAAACTGATGGAGAAGGGATGAACTTTGTTTTATACTTTAAACTTTctgataattatttaaaagagcTTCCACCTCATTTTATAGAAAGCATTCAG AGATTGAtagatgatgaggttgagaaAGTTAAAGGTTTTGCTATGGATGCAAATGTGCCGTTCAGAGAACGGTTAAAGATACTGGGGCGTGTTGCAAACGTAGAGGATCTTCAGTTGAATGGTGCAGAGAAGAAGCTCATGAATGCTTATAACGAGAAACCTGTGCTTTCTCGTCCACAACATGAGTTTTATTTG GGTGAGAATTACTTTGAGATTGATATTGATATGCATAGATTCAGCTACATATCGAGGAAAGGGTTTGAAGCATTTTTAGATAGGCTCAAGAACTGTGTTCTTGATGTTGGACTCACTATTCAG GGGAATAAACCGGAGGAGTTACCGGAGCAGATTCTGTGTTGCGTCCGGTTAAATGGGATTGATTACATGAATTATCATCAGTTAGCTCTTGGGCAAGAATTTAATGATGAACATAAAGATTAA
- the LOC108824238 gene encoding glutathione S-transferase U16 isoform X3 — MQWFPALKAAAITKSEEAKEKGMKEVEEGLLQLEEAFVSISKGKPFFGGEAIGFMDICLRSFVGILKAREKLKGEKLLDETKVPSLCKWADRFLSDDTVKNMVPEIDKVAEFLGELEVRAQSAVSRTFFFF; from the coding sequence ATGCAGTGGTTTCCGGCTTTGAAAGCGGCCGCAATCACCAAATCCGAAGAGGCAAAAGAAAAAGGCATGAAAGAAGTGGAAGAAGGGTTATTGCAACTCGAGGAAGCTTTTGTTTCTATAAGCAAAGGGAAACCGTTTTTCGGAGGTGAAGCGATCGGGTTTATGGACATTTGCCTCAGGAGCTTTGTGGGTATCTTGAAGGCTAGAGAGAAGCTAAAAGGAGAAAAGCTTTTAGACGAAACAAAAGTTCCTTCTCTTTGTAAATGGGCGGACAGGTTCTTGTCTGATGATACTGTGAAGAATATGGTACCCGAGATCGATAAAGTGGCTGAGTTTTTAGGAGAGCTTGAGGTTAGAGCTCAATCAGCGGTTtcaagaacttttttttttttttga
- the LOC108824238 gene encoding glutathione S-transferase U16 isoform X1, with translation MITLKKICSVPRWFPALKAAAITKSEEAKEKGMKEVEEGLLQLEEAFVSISKGKPFFGGEAIGFMDICLRSFVGILKAREKLKGEKLLDETKVPSLCKWADRFLSDDTVKNMVPEIDKVAEFLGELEVRAQSAVSRTFFFF, from the exons ATGATTACTTTGAAGAAGATCTGTTCGGTTCCAAGA TGGTTTCCGGCTTTGAAAGCGGCCGCAATCACCAAATCCGAAGAGGCAAAAGAAAAAGGCATGAAAGAAGTGGAAGAAGGGTTATTGCAACTCGAGGAAGCTTTTGTTTCTATAAGCAAAGGGAAACCGTTTTTCGGAGGTGAAGCGATCGGGTTTATGGACATTTGCCTCAGGAGCTTTGTGGGTATCTTGAAGGCTAGAGAGAAGCTAAAAGGAGAAAAGCTTTTAGACGAAACAAAAGTTCCTTCTCTTTGTAAATGGGCGGACAGGTTCTTGTCTGATGATACTGTGAAGAATATGGTACCCGAGATCGATAAAGTGGCTGAGTTTTTAGGAGAGCTTGAGGTTAGAGCTCAATCAGCGGTTtcaagaacttttttttttttttga
- the LOC108834383 gene encoding probable disease resistance protein At1g59620, which yields MAELAVALLPFAVERLWNILVRETERFQGVGEQFDGLKSDVETLRCFLEDAEAKKHTSAMVRKTIKDVKEIVLDAEDIIETFLLKKELGESSSSRNSVRRLAYATVKRVGLAFDMKTIRTRISKVIRDMQNLGVQKVIVNEESTQSLQRKQRERRQTFSSVNEKDPLVGFEKNVEKIVGYLVEDNSSQVVSITGMGGLGKTTLARQVFNHETIKTHFPGLAWVCVSQQFERDYVWQTILEQLRPEIKVFGMTDNVLKEKLVGVLETQKALVVIDDIWREEDWDLIEPAFLLPGKGWKILLTTRNEGVALHADRHCVTFKPECLNFEDSWDLFQMIAFPMEDTAEFKVDEKMEEMGKQMIKCCGGLPLAVKVLGGMLAAQYALHEWERIYENIKALIVRGTGKDDSKTVYDVLYLSYEELPAYLKHCFLYLAHFPEDYQIDMEDLSYYWAAEGMPRPRHCKGASIRDVGDGYIEELVKRNMVISERDVDTSRFETCQLHDMMREVCLHKAEEDNFVQIIQGTSTANHESPGKFRRLAVHRPDESFNVETSEVTNASLRTLLFIDGEEWKATSLFFKRHKLMRVLDLSRVKFEGGEVPSSIGKLIHLRYLSLKDANVTHLPSSMRNLKQLLYLNIDVSGSDEVYIPSIFKEMQELIYLYLPERLHAKVKLELGNLVKLETLKNFSTEHGSVSDLQGMTKLRTLSMYIEGQGCSMKTLSSSLSKITHLENLTINNRKYHALANDEEEGFVLDSVHLRQLKLETYMPRLPDPQHFPSHLTKIHLTQCRLEKDPMPILEKLEHLKEVNLEHRSFSGKRMVCSRGGFPQLKELIFYGLKEWEEWIVEEGSMPLLRTLYIGNCGKLKEIPHGLRFITSLENLSVSLRGEECKMILSEQYLHSRLTSITLSDCRFEEDPMPILEKLLYLKRIDLSNISFGGNRMVCSRGGFPQLEAIWFYELKEFEEWIVEEGSMPLLRTLVIRDCKKWKELPDGLRFITSLDYLRVSSMGEEWKKRLSEGGEDYYKVQHIPSVEFEFD from the exons ATGGCTGAGCTGGCAGTGGCACTTTTACCATTTGCAGTCGAGAGGCTTTGGAACATCCTTGTCCGAGAAACTGAGCGATTTCAAGGAGTTGGAGAGCAGTTCGATGGATTGAAAAGTGATGTTGAAACCTTAAGGTGCTTTTTGGAAGATGCAGAGGCCAAGAAACATACAAGTGCCATGGTGAGAAAAACTATCAAAGACGTCAAAGAAATTGTCCTGGACGCAGAAGATATCATCGAAACCTTTCTTCTTAAGAAAGAACTCGGAGAATCAAGCAGCAGCAGGAACAGCGTGAGAAGATTGGCTTACGCTACTGTGAAACGCGTGGGGCTTGCGTTTGATATGAAAACCATACGTACGAGGATCTCTAAGGTGATCCGTGATATGCAGAATCTTGGCGTACAGAAGGTCATTGTCAATGAAGAGTCTACGCAGTCTCTACAgagaaaacaaagagaaagGCGACAAACGTTTTCCAGCGTTAATGAAAAGGATCCTCTTGTGGGGTTTGAGAAAAATGTTGAGAAAATAGTTGGCTATTTGGTGGAGGATAATAGCAGTCAAGTGGTTTCTATAACTGGGATGGGCGGGCTTGGTAAAACCACACTCGCAAGACAAGTTTTCAATCACGAGACTATAAAAACTCATTTTCCAGGATTGGCATGGGTATGTGTTTCACAGCAGTTTGAAAGGGACTATGTCTGGCAGACGATCTTGGAACAACTCAGGCCAGAAATTAAGGTGTTTGGAATGACTGACAATGTACTTAAAGAAAAGCTTGTTGGTGTGTTGGAAACACAAAAGGCTTTGGTCGTCATTGATGACATATGGAGGGAAGAAGACTGGGACCTAATCGAGCCTGCGTTTCTTCTGCCTGGAAAAG GATGGAAGATATTACTTACTACTCGCAATGAGGGCGTGGCATTACATGCAGATAGACATTGCGTTACATTTAAACCAGAATGCCTAAATTTTGAAGACAGTTGGGATCTTTTTCAAATGATAGCATTTCCTATGGAAGACACAGCTG AGTTCAAGGTTGATGAAAAAATGGAAGAGATGGGAAAGCAGATGATAAAATGCTGTGGAGGTCTACCCTTGGCAGTAAAAGTGTTAGGAGGGATGTTAGCTGCACAATACGCATTGCATGAGTGGGAAAGGATATATGAGAATATTAAAGCTCTCATTGTTAGAGGGACTGGCAAGGATGATAGCAAAACGGTTTATGATGTTTTGTATCTGAGCTACGAAGAGCTGCCTGCTTATTTGAAGCATTGCTTCCTTTACCTTGCTCATTTTCCAGAAGATTATCAAATAGATATGGAGGATTTGTCCTATTACTGGGCTGCAGAAGGAATGCCAAGGCCGAGGCATTGCAAGGGAGCAAGCATTCGAGATGTGGGAGATGGATACATAGAAGAATTGGTGAAAAGAAACATGGTTATATCTGAAAGAGACGTGGATACTTCAAGATTTGAAACATGTCAGTTGCATGACATGATGAGAGAAGTTTGTCTGCATAAAGCCGAAGAAGATAATTTCGTACAAATTATTCAAGGCACATCAACTGCAAACCATGAATCTCCTGGTAAATTTCGTAGACTCGCTGTACATCGGCCTGATGAATCATTTAATGTGGAGACGTCAGAGGTGACGAATGCAAGCCTTAGAACTCTCTTGTTTATCGATGGTGAAGAATGGAAGGCAACAAGTTTGTTCTTTAAAAGGCATAAGCTGATGAGAGTGTTAGATCTCTCTCGGGTCAAGTTTGAAGGAGGGGAGGTACCATCTAGCATCGGGAAGCTCATCCACTTGAGAtatttgagtttaaaagatGCAAATGTAACTCACCTACCTTCTTCTATGCGGAATCTGAAGCAGCTCCTCTATTTAAACATAGATGTATCTGGGTCTGATGAAGTCTACATTCCCAGTATCTTTAAAGAGATGCAAGAATTGATATACTTGTATTTGCCAGAAAGATTACATGCTAAGGTAAAGTTGGAATTGGGAAATCTAGTCAAGCTGGAGACGTTGAAGAATTTCTCAACGGAGCATGGGAGTGTGAGTGATCTCCAAGGTATGACAAAGCTCAGGACCCTTTCCATGTATATCGAAGGTCAAGGGTGTTCCATGAAAACCCTATCTTCATCTCTAAGTAAAATTACACACCTGGAGAATCTTACCATAAATAACCGTAAATATCATGCTCTGGctaatgatgaagaagaaggatttGTTTTGGATAGCGTTCATCTCAGACAGCTGAAGTTGGAGACATATATGCCAAGGTTACCTGATCCCCAACACTTTCCTTCTCACCTTACGAAGATACACCTAACGCAGTGTCGTTTGGAGAAAGATCCGATGCCGATTCTAGAGAAGCTGGAGCACTTAAAAGAGGTTAATTTAGAGCATCGATCTTTCAGTGGAAAGAGAATGGTTTGCTCAAGGGGTGGGTTTCCTCAATTGAAGGAGCTAATTTTTTATGGATTAAAAGAGTGGGAAGAGTGGATAGTAGAAGAAGGCTCCATGCCTCTTCTCCGTACTCTCTATATTGGTAATTGTGGAAAACTAAAAGAGATTCCTCATGGACTGCGATTCATCACTTCCTTGGAGAATCTCAGTGTTAGCTTAAGGGGAGAGGAATGCAAGATGATATTGTCCGAACAATACTTGCATTCTCGCCTTACAAGCATAACTCTAAGTGATTGTCGTTTTGAGGAGGATCCTATGcctattttagagaaattgcTTTACCTGAAACGGATTGATTTAAGCAACATATCTTTCGGTGGGAATAGAATGGTTTGCTCGAGGGGTGGGTTTCCTCAATTGGAAGCGATCTGGTTTTATGAATTAAAAGAGTTTGAAGAGTGGATAGTAGAAGAAGGCTCCATGCCCCTTCTCCGTACTCTCGTTATAAGAGATTGCAAGAAATGGAAGGAGCTTCCTGATGGGCTGCGATTCATCACTTCCTTGGATTATCTGAGAGTTAGTTCTATGGGAGAGGAGTGGAAGAAGAGATTGTCGGAAGGAGGAGAAGATTATTACAAAGTCCAACACATCCCTTCTGTTGAATTCGAGTTcgactaa
- the LOC108824239 gene encoding LOW QUALITY PROTEIN: glutathione S-transferase U15 (The sequence of the model RefSeq protein was modified relative to this genomic sequence to represent the inferred CDS: inserted 2 bases in 1 codon) codes for MGEREEVKLLGTWYSPVVARAKIXLRLKSVDYDYFEEDLFGSKSELLLKSNPVHKKVPVLIHNSKPILESLNIVEYIDETWNSSRQSILPSHPRDRAIARFWSAFVDDKWFPTFIATTITKSENAKAKGMEEVEEGLLLLDDAFISISKGKRFFGGEVIGFMDICLGSFLVILKAREKLKGETILDKSKTPLCKWANEFLSDDSVKNVVPEIERIVKFMREFEAETQTRT; via the exons atgggagagagagaggaagtgaAACTTTTGGGAACATGGTACAGTCCGGTCGTGGCAAGAGCAAAGAT GCTTCGTCTCAAATCGGTCGATTACGATTACTTTGAAGAAGATCTGTTCGGATCCAAGAGTGAGCTTCTTCTCAAATCAAACCCGGTTCACAAGAAAGTCCCGGTACTCATCCACAACAGCAAACCGATTCTAGAGTCTCTCAATATCGTTGAATACATCGACGAGACGTGGAACTCATCTCGACAGTCCATTCTACCATCCCATCCTCGTGATCGTGCCATCGCTCGCTTCTGGTCTGCCTTCGTTGATGACAAG TGGTTTCCAACGTTCATTGCAACTACGATCACCAAATCAGAAAACGCCAAAGCGAAAGGCATGGAGGAAGTGGAAGAAGGGTTGTTGCTACTCGATGATGCGTTTATTTCTATAAGCAAAGGGAAACGTTTTTTTGGCGGTGAAGTGATCGGGTTTATGGACATTTGCCTCGGAAGCTTTTTGGTTATCTTAAAAGCTAGAGAGAAGCTTAAAGGAGAAACTATTTTAGACAAATCAAAAACTCCTCTATGTAAATGGGCAAATGAGTTCTTGTCTGATGACTCAGTGAAGAATGTGGTACCGGAGATTGAAAGGATTGTCAAGTTTATGAGAGAGTTTGAAGCTGAAACTCAAACCAGGACTTGA
- the LOC108827407 gene encoding LOW QUALITY PROTEIN: nuclear pore complex protein NUP98B (The sequence of the model RefSeq protein was modified relative to this genomic sequence to represent the inferred CDS: deleted 1 base in 1 codon) encodes MFGASNPFGQGSNSISPFGTQTQSVFGQNNSATSNNLFAPKPFGAQSGGSMFGGTSTGVFGQNQASSPFGAQTGGSMFGGTSTGVFGQAQASSPFGAQTGGSMFGGTSTGVFGQTQASSPFGASSQGFGSSTPSFGAPSAPAFGNSTSPFGSTSTFGQNGFSTPQSSPFGSTTQQSQPAFGNSTFGSSSPFGASTTPAFGTTNTSTFGASSSPAFGAAPTPAFGNSGSAFGNNAFGSPASAFGASSSPAFGASSSSAFGVGSSPAFGQSMQSPFGAQGSQASTSTFGNQQGGSRVMPYASTIEADAGTNPGKLQSISAMTVHKNKCHEELRWEDYQRGDKGGKLPAGQTSVFSQTPTSPFGQTPANQTNPFQSTIAANPSPFGQTPANQTNPFQSTIAPNPSPFGQTPANQSNPFQSTIAPNPSPFGQPSTNQTNPFQSTIATNPSPFGQPSANQTNTFQSTISPSPFGQPSANPTNTFQSTPNLFSQNTPATNTNFSSPFGQPTAPSLFGTSSNTTSGFGTSSGFATNTTQPFNPSSTPSIASSSAFSQFGSSPSLFSSSPAQGSTPAFSSGNFNNSQSAPLFSSNPSFAQTSSGFTLNTNTQPSIFSTPSTGFPNMSTSSPSFNTSISPFSQTKAVGLTPQQSTQPAQPSISFNNSGQTQATQPSFSFNNSGQTQAGAFQVPAMANPTPTQPNPVASPFGTLPALPQVSIGQGGNSPSIQYGISSLPVVDRPAPARVSPLMTSRHLLQRRVMLPARKYRPGDDSPKVPFFMDEENFNTPKADASFTPRQNPRALFIRSFKKETAAPLKDETTPLQENGKRSNGVITNGANNENKNNDEVRDAPSVKANEKLNVANENHGGDKNGAKSSPSRAEIESLLPKLHHAEYFTEPRIQELSAKERANPGYTGRVRDFVVGRHGYGSIRFLGETDVRKLELEKLVQFNNREVLVYMDESEKPPVGQGLNKPAEVTLLNIKCMDKKSGKQVTEGPRVEKYKEMLNRKAGEQGAQFVSYDAVSGEWKFKVEHFSSYKLGDEDDE; translated from the exons ATGTTTGGTGCATCTAATC cCTTTGGACAGGGATCTAACAGCATCAGTCCTTTTGGGACCCAGACTCAATCTGTGTTTGGTCAGAACAACAGCGCTACTAGTAATAATCTCTTTGCTCCGAAACCTTTTGGTGCACAGAGTGGTGGTTCTATGTTTGGGGGCACTTCAACCGGTGTGTTTGGGCAGAATCAAGCTTCTAGTCCTTTTGGCGCGCAGACTGGTGGTTCTATGTTTGGAGGCACTTCAACAGGTGTGTTTGGGCAGGCTCAAGCTTCTAGTCCTTTTGGCGCGCAGACTGGTGGTTCTATGTTTGGAGGCACTTCGACCGGTGTGTTTGGGCAGACTCAAGCTTCTTCCCCTTTTGGTGCTTCATCACAAGGGTTTGGGAGCTCTACTCCGAGCTTTGGAGCACCTTCTGCTCCTGCCTTTGGCAACTCAACTTCACCTTTTGGTA GCACTTCAACTTTTGGACAGAATGGCTTCTCAACGCCTCAGTCAAGTCCTTTCGGAAGCACCACACAACAATCACAGCCTGCTTTTGGAAACAGCACTTTTGGGTCATCTTCACCCTTTGGTGCCTCTACCACCCCTGCCTTCGGGACCACAAATACATCTACCTTCGGCGCCTCAAGCTCACCTGCGTTTGGCGCGGCACCCACTCCTGCCTTTGGTAACTCTGGCAGTGCATTTGGCAACAATGCTTTTGGTTCTCCTGCGTCTGCGTTTGGTGCTTCAAGCTCTCCTGCGTTTGGTGCTTCAAGCTCTTCTGCGTTTGGTGTTGGCTCCTCCCCAGCTTTCGGACAGTCTATGCAATCTCCCTTTGGAGCTCAAG GTTCTCAGGCTTCGACCTCAACCTTTGGGAATCAACAAGGCGGTAGTAGGGTCATGCCTTATGCATCTACAATAGAGGCAGATGCTGGAACTAACCCTGGGAAGCTACAGTCTATATCTGCTATGACTGTCCACAAAAATAAATGCCATGAGGAGCTTAGGTGGGAGGATTACCAGCGAGGAGACAAAG GTGGAAAACTTCCTGCTGGTCAAACTAGTGTGTTCTCTCAGACGCCCACAAGTCCTTTCGGCCAGACACCTGCAAATCAAACAAACCCCTTCCAAAGCACAATAGCCGCAAACCCAAGTCCTTTCGGCCAGACACCTGCAAATCAAACAAACCCCTTTCAAAGCACAATAGCCCCAAACCCAAGTCCTTTCGGCCAGACACCTGCAAATCAATCAAACCCCTTTCAAAGCACAATAGCCCCAAACCCAAGTCCTTTCGGCCAGCCATCCACAAATCAAACAAACCCCTTTCAAAGCACAATAGCCACAAACCCAAGTCCTTTCGGCCAGCCATCTGCAAACCAAACAAACACCTTTCAAAGCACAATATCCCCAAGTCCGTTCGGCCAGCCATCTGCGAACCCTACAAACACCTTTCAAAGCACACCAAACCTTTTCAGCCAGAACACTCCAGCAACTAACACAAATTTTTCGTCTCCCTTTGGCCAACCTACTGCTCCATCCTTGTTTGGAACTTCATCAAATACCACATCCGGTTTTGGAACATCCTCTGGTTTTGCAACAAACACAACACAGCCATTTAATCCATCAAGCACTCCTTCAATTGCCTCTTCGTCAGCCTTCAGTCAATTTGGCTCCTCTCCGTCTCTGTTTAGTTCGAGTCCTGCACAAGGGTCAACTCCAGCATTTAGCAGTGGAAACTTTAACAACAGTCAGTCAGCTCCGCTGTTTAGCTCAAATCCCTCATTTGCACAGACTAGTTCTGGGTTTACACTGAATACAAATACCCAACCTAGCATTTTCAGTACACCTTCCACTGGATTCCCGAACATGTCTACAAGCTCTCCATCCTTTAATACAAGCATCTCTCCCTTTAGTCAAACAAAG GCTGTTGGTTTGACACCCCAACAATCAACTCAGCCAGCTCAACCATCTATTAGTTTTAACAACTCTGGTCAGACCCAAGCAACTCAACCATCCTTTAGCTTCAACAACTCTGGTCAGACCCAAGCAGGTGCCTTTCAAGT GCCTGCCATGGCTAACCCCACTCCTACGCAACCAAACCCTGTTGCAAGCCCATTTGGAACGCTTCCTGCTTTGCCACAGGTTTCAATCGGTCAAGGTGGAAATTCACCTTCGATTCAGTATGGAATCTCCAGCTTGCCT GTCGTTGATAGACCTGCACCGGCCAGAGTATCACCACTCATGACTTCTCGACACCTTTTGCAAAGACGGGTCATGCTGCCTGCAAGAAAGTACCGTCCTGGGGATGATAGTCCAAAG GTTCCATTCTTCATGGATGAAGAGAACTTCAATACACCTAAGGCCGATGCGTCTTTCACTCCAAGGCAAAACCCAAGAGCTTTGTTTATACGCtcatttaaaaaggaaacagcAGCACCGCTGAAGGATGAGACGACCCCGCTGCAGGAGAATG GTAAGAGATCGAATGGGGTTATTACTAATGGAGCCAACAATGAGA ATAAGAATAATGATGAAGTCCGTGATGCTCCTTCGGTCAAAGCCAATGAGAAACTTAACGTGGCAAATGAAAATCACGGAGGCGACAAGAACGGCGCAAAGAGTTCACCAAGTAGAGCAGAAATCGAGTCATTGCTACCAAAGCTGCATCATGCTGAGTATTTCACAGAGCCTCGGATCCAAGAACTTTCTGCAAAGGAAAGAGCTAATCCTGGTTATACCGGACGGGTGAGGGACTTTGTCGTCGGGAGACACGGTTACGGAAGTATAAGGTTTCTGGGAGAGACGGACGTGCGGAAGCTCGAGTTGGAGAAGTTGGTTCAGTTCAACAACCGAGAAGTGCTTGTGTACATGGACGAGAGCGAGAAACCTCCTGTTGGTCAGGGACTGAACAAGCCAGCGGAAGTAACGTTGCTCAACATAAAATGCATGGACAAGAAGAGCGGCAAGCAAGTGACGGAAGGCCCGAGGGTGGAAAAGTATAAGGAGATGCTCAATAGGAAAGCTGGAGAACAAGGAGCTCAGTTTGTGTCTTATGATGCTGTGAGTGGCGAGTGGAAGTTTAAGGTCGAGCAT TTTAGTTCTTACAAGCTtggagatgaagatgatgagtAG